A genomic region of Melanotaenia boesemani isolate fMelBoe1 chromosome 13, fMelBoe1.pri, whole genome shotgun sequence contains the following coding sequences:
- the si:dkey-151g10.3 gene encoding serine/threonine-protein kinase WNK1 isoform X1: MATDPGETTSTEDSSEKTDGQKEDTEQEGRSSQQRERTLSTPLDFPSSGTQAGRETGGEDEGFGKGGGEGEEETFQESQESPVLVSMPSIPSDSGQKRLRREKRFFRKSVEICEENDDVEVPPEAHHSAPHLELCSTEPGFGGVQQQGGTPSCAALGHDPSQGHEPGQDAPSCAPAQRVRERDRDQEEEAEMKAVATSPGGRFLKFDIELGRGAFKTVYKGLDTETWVEVAWCELQDRKLTKAEQQRFKEEAEMLKGLQHPNIVRFYDSWESVLRGKKCIVLVTELMTSGTLKTYLKRFKVMKPKVLRSWCRQILKGLHFLHTRTPPIVHRDLKCDNIFITGPTGSVKIGDLGLATLMRTSFAKSVIGTPEFMAPEMYEEHYDESVDVYAFGMCMLEMATSEYPYSECQNAAQIYRKVTSGIKPASFDKVNDPEIKEIIEGCIRQNKSQRLSIRDLLNHAFFGEDTGVRVELAEEDTGIQDCLALRIWVEDPKKLKGKHKDNEAIEFSYDLENDSAEEVALEMVKSGFFHESDAKVVGKSIRDRVNLIKKSRERRQQQLLQQGFEERKESSLTSYAFSSPSCSSSLIQGAAGHAGTGERGAGGVVQESEELSEMDQHVRQQHIFSGTTLSLPEGESIGSASCESYASGQSQAYSQQGESYAQSQTTLPPMASSTGPLANPQTFSLSESGNVPNVPLGQSCSMSSMSIGQSGGGPVGQTFLQPSTMVPQVSPSATQKYFQSQTFPSDTFQTTTPQGSMAPSQPYIPPVSPQAPINVLSTSMPVSDPTGLAGTIVPHAQQTQHPATPMQFTDTSPHAAQQQIQPVIIPQQTVIPQQIGMDPQIGIGSSLQKQQSQQQMETHATQHEQQVSATLLPSEQHQKSLSALAVQKQQHEPLQQIYVQQPSQQLGMEPGEQPLTYKMQPTSDPCEQTIMPSQQLQQQLQQQQALLQQQPQQQLGQQQQSLQLEQHQLYVQQQQQKALLQQQQQQAQLQQQQALQHKLMDQQQQQALTQQKQEQQLQGLMLQEQPLQALLQHQLEQQQQQQSQFYQQIGQHHGEAQTEPEIEQQSGQQQQQKLLQQQSQQPQQQNEQLQQQNISRQMEHQQQQSLIQQHLQQQLLLQQQQIQQQEQQQVQLKQQIEQQQQQALLQQQLEQQHQQQILLQQQQAEILQQQALIKQQIQETKQQHAAIIQLQQTEKQEPVPIPQNNTELQIQQQSADIQQMGIPKLNTSQFAHHTAEQQMIEQQQQVKLAQQEQAFVAQPQHHASVMEPHHSVSTPAGIEAIQHQTHLISQGQLPMNIQTMQILAQASPVVLTQQGQGEVQYQKQGQIPVHFPVQSAPRASQAMAETRVTPPVAMTQGQTHVIHTQQIHLQTSYPGHVTPPQSQVSAQPLIQSMPLHTTISQSQPLHDQAQKADIQMMDQQSKAAVHPPAAAGSVPSQIQHKTHIQQNVQMPGLIQPKVQQQTQGQPPCQAHPQPSAGILTPQYVSQPSHQTMSTVQQDMIQQQVHQQPVLQYQQMILSPGSVGSIGTKTDGLTSVADPTNLNVTPHPLQAGQSGVPGQTRLHPVVQALQQSQGSTADPSVIQPTSQTCMPQLPEQYQQQLQKLSQLQQQTALPTPQVLLPAQPIPPLIQQPSSLMPVLTTLDESQLPPQCPPTSHLGVHPPVQLSSSNVAEPHSQNRTLPLYSHLVAGAPPSPQQHAKQMLTAHIHTQTSNQVQTHSQTQTKVQTQTHSHTQTRIETTTPAEQPALSHTVFPAQQMPLSPSHTSCPSASLPALPSQQPATAPATELPTSQPATQVTLPGQADFIPTSPSPVTTLQSLDSNAPILPQASLQDCDLSLQGIAKDGPYLASAEHHSSSGSVPANGEDALQLLANGKLEKLKTQRRASCQKPEKGSQQFQLSMLQVSSSGDNMVECQLETHSNKMVTFKFDIEGDAPEDIADYMVEEDFVLDVEKDKFVKELRTIVKKAHEILQTYSRTGSADNLHVSTPTSSMDAVPHSSPVGRWRFFINQTIRHRDSLSSQGAVTPPPTAETRIPQSPLRDKGELHAEDEGSQSLESLSGITSPPYTTLSSTSSPVSTVSTPASMAPAATVAPSPNTTAAETICGPASPPLIDSSCLELSVLPSASADQIPSSPSTSSILAAANIPTMSTVPSVVSPSPITILPDNLTPPVTSVCSSLGQNIGDTVNTASLSCVSAVDQPSASFHSSSAAAISSVSQLNVEQQQVFTKLATPALSQLQIASQQQASATQQQRHAMQFEQQIQQSAPQQQLSQHQVYQEQIPLQQERALQQPLQQLQQQQLMQMQIPLQQQLTEVQVLPQPSRADMLQQSVPLHQFLPPLPLHQTQPTLVQQQTSQFSTQLLQQPHFQQLPQQVMAPQAAIAPQQQAHMDQQQQQQVNLQQTIHLEQPQMVQQQLFSSAVAQMMPSSISQQLVQQQTQLNVSPLPQQQIPQQTQVPAELVHVQSQKQLQQTEQQQEMVKGIHTPQKQQQYSLQKQSSLQMSESEVSTGETSVTEDTGSYSAPFHPSSDSSLPPLHLSSAEAPLPNFSLTMTPSPAQPSSVAESDSEGPPKIEFVDNRIKTLDEKLRNLLYQEYSSGTAVAGAASLPTSAASTSAGGDESSEPQSLHHLSFPPPASSSDTSPHSSSSTTSSTTSRSPSTSPDPERDGGGEEASTDVPNPLESGPVEQQPGSSLPSSSASSTLLTSSIPPSQDDSAGSQRPPVPGEPTILAVPSYCDISAIGDASRPPNQHPIPFRHGQHQHNAGGGYFGLNLTCPSIRNPVSKKSWTRKFKNWACKLRHSASLFKKPRVQQERNSSNLGDEKVVTSLNPPQARKGRFQVTPVLQTSPPKDVPLSHASTHRKVGRFSVTQTETKKEDRQTDSSPVSPDLERERRKSRIKEGDREESKRTPSMGHLPRGVGHSHSPVGSSDDDESELEDEELRKELHKLREKHIREVVFLQAQQNRELQELYRQLRSMKDQRQSLPASLSRTPPLPAVPPVLSPRRPRPSKTKLRPRPHSHMDNNGVTQFGIQQSSSFSGGEQGRLSAFSNPEHCASLPAKRDHSPLRKSTFTDELHKLVDNWTKETVGPAPPKPSLNQIKQIQQVQELGGWSQPEAAPPGWFPAAQLNPQAPPAPAVLAVAASSHYTGGGSLTTLPSSGPPQTHMAQVPQMQQSLHLPQSLPLQQMTYQQSPLRQQTPQAQMQTPIQSLSQTQPTTQLPHSPPQSQPLLPSQIPTLPVSTATSLLPGGCTTVPTDGTAVGGGTFCSCSSTSSTCSSSCSAAVLPSSAKINPAPPTSTLPLGQK, from the exons ATGGCTACTGACCCAGGAGAGACCACAAGCACTGAGGACTCCTCAGAGAAAACGGATGGACAGAAGGAGGATACAGAGCAGGAGGGCAGGTCCAGCCAACAGAGGGAGAGGACACTTAGTACTCCCTTGGACTTCCCCTCTTCCGGGACTCAAGCGGGAAgagagacaggaggagaggatgaaggatttggaaaaggaggaggagaaggagaagaagaaaccTTTCAGGAGAGCCAGGAGTCTCCAGTTCTGGTCTCCATGCCTTCCATACCTAGTGATTCTGGTCAGAAACGATTGAGACGGGAGAAGCGTTTCTTCAGGAAGAGCGTGGAGATTTGTGAGGAGAATGATGATGTGGAAGTGCCTCCTGAGGCTCACCACAGTGCCCCCCACCTGGAGCTGTGCTCTACAGAACCAGGATTTGGCGGTGTTCAGCAGCAAGGGGGTACTCCATCCTGTGCAGCCTTGGGACATGACCCATCTCAGGGCCATGAACCTGGTCAAGATGCTCCTTCATGTGCACCTGCCCAGCGAGTAAGGGAGAGGGACCGTGACCAGGAGGAAGAGGCAGAGATGAAGGCTGTAGCCACTTCTCCAGGTGGAAGGTTTCTCAAGTTTGACATTGAACTGGGCAGAGGAGCCTTCAAGACTGTGTATAAAGGTCTAGACACAGAGACTTGGGTGGAGGTGGCATGGTGTGAACTTCAG GATCGTAAGCTGACCAAGGCAGAGCAGCAACGCTTCAAGGAGGAGGCAGAGATGCTGAAAGGGCTTCAGCATCCCAACATCGTTCGCTTCTATGATTCCTGGGAGTCTGTGCTTCGTGGAAAGAAGTGCATTGTACTGGTTACTGAACTCATGACATCAGGAACACTCAAAAC TTATCTGAAGCGCTTTAAGGTGATGAAACCCAAGGTCCTGAGGAGCTGGTGTAGGCAAATTCTGAAGGGCCTTCACTTCCTCCACACCAGGACTCCACCAATTGTCCACCGGGATCTCAAGTGTGACAACATCTTCATAACAGGCCCCACAGGATCAGTCAAGATAGGTGACCTGGGACTGGCCACACTTATGAGGACCTCCTTTGCCAAGAGTGTCATAG GAACCCCAGAGTTCATGGCCCCAGAGATGTATGAGGAGCACTATGATGAGTCAGTGGACGTGTATGCCTTTGGGATGTGTATGCTGGAGATGGCCACTTCAGAATACCCCTACTCTGAGTGCCAAAATGCTGCTCAGATTTATCGCAAAGTCACAAGT gGTATAAAGCCAGCCAGCTTTGATAAAGTAAATGACCCGGAGATCAAAGAGATCATCGAAGGCTGTATTCGTCAGAACAAAAGCCAGAG ACTGTCAATCCGAGACCTCTTGAACCATGCATTCTTTGGGGAGGACACTGGAGTCCGAGTGGAGCTGGCAGAGGAGGACACAGGCATCCAGGACTGTCTGGCTCTTCGGATTTGGGTTGAAGACCCCAAAAAACTGAAGGGGAAGCACAAAGACAATGAGGCCATTGAATTTAGCTATGACTTAGAGAATGATAGCGCCGAGGAGGTTGCTCTTGAGATG GTTAAATCAGGCTTTTTCCATGAGAGTGATGCCAAGGTGGTGGGAAAATCCATCAGGGACCGTGTAAATCTTATCAAAAAGTCAAGAGAGCGTCGAcagcagcagctccttcagcaagGCTTTGAAGAACGGAAAGAGTCATCTCTCACTTCCTACGCCTTTTCTAGTCCTTCTTGCTCATCTTCACTGATACAAGGGGCAGCCGGACATGCAGGAACTGGAGaaagaggagctggaggagtCGTGCAGGAGTCTGAGGAGCTGTCTGAAATGGACCAGCATGTTAGGCAGCAACATATTTTCAGTGGGACAACCCTGAGTCTACCAG AAGGTGAGAGCATCGGCTCTGCCAGCTGTGAATCCTATGCAAGTGGACAGAGTCAGGCATACTCTCAACAAGGGGAATCGTACGCCCAGTCCCAGACCACTCTCCCCCCTATGGCATCT AGTACTGGTCCATTGGCTAATCCTCAGACTTTCTCACTTAGTGAGAGTGGAAATGTTCCAAATGTGCCTCTTGGTCAGAGTTGTAGTATGTCAAGCATGTCCATTGGCCAAAGTGGAGGGGGACCCGTTGGTCAGACGTTTCTACAGCCCAGCACTATGGTTCCACAAGTATCACCAAGTGCaactcaaaaatattttcag TCACAAACATTCCCATCAGATACATTTCAAACTACCACTCCCCAAGGATCAATGGCCCCCTCACAGCCATATATACCTCCTGTTTCTCCACAAGCACCCATTAATGTTCTCTCTACATCCATGCCAGTCAGTGACCCTACTGGACTTGCAGGGACCATTGTGCCCCACGCTCAGCAGACCCAACACCCTGCCACTCCCATGCAGTTCACTGACACCAGTCCCCATGCTGCACAACAGCAAATACAGCCTGTCATCATCCCACAGCAGACTGTTATCCCACAACAAATAGGGATGGATCCACAAATAGGGATAGGATCCTCCCTTCAGAAACAGCAGTCACAACAGCAAATGGAGACCCATGCCACTCAGCATGAACAGCAAGTTAGTGCCACTCTACTGCCATCAGAACAGCATCAAAAAAGCCTTTCAGCTTTAGCTGTCCAGAAACAACAACATGAGCCTCTGCAGCAGATCTATGTACAGCAGCCTTCTCAGCAGCTTGGTATGGAGCCAGGGGAGCAACCCCTGACTTATAAAATGCAGCCAACAAGTGATCCTTGTGAGCAAACAATAATGCCATCACAGCaactgcaacaacaacttcagCAACAGCAAGCTTTGTTACAACAGCAGCCGCAACAACAGCTAGGTCAACAGCAGCAGTCATTGCAGCTTGAGCAACATCAGCTATAtgtccagcagcagcaacaaaaagctcttcttcagcagcagcaacagcaggcCCAGTTACAACAGCAGCAAGCACTTCAACACAAACTGATGgatcaacaacagcaacaagctCTTACGCAACAGAAACAAGAGCAACAACTACAAGGTCTTATGCTACAAGAGCAACCACTACAAGCCCTCTTACAACATCAGTTAgagcaacaacagcagcaacaaagtCAGTTTTATCAACAGATTGGGCAACACCATGGTGAAGCACAAACAGAACCAGAGATTGAACAGCAAAGtggacaacagcaacaacaaaaattatTGCAGCAGCAATCACAGCAGCCCCAACAGCAAAATGAACAACTGCAACAGCAGAACATAAGCCGACAGAtggaacatcagcagcagcaatcGCTGATACAACAGCATTTGCAACAGCAGTTACTTTTACAGCAGCAACAGATACAGCAACAAGAACAGCAACAAGTACAACTCAAGCAACAGATagagcaacaacaacagcaagcTCTGTTGCAACAGCAATTAGAACAGCAACATCAGCAACAAATCCTGTTGCAACAGCAACAAGCAGAGATATTACAGCAACAAGCTCTGATAAAACAGCAGATTCAAGAGACGAAGCAGCAACATGCTGCCATCATTCAGCTGcagcaaactgaaaaacaaGAGCCTGTCCCTATTCCACAAAACAACACTGAGCTGCAGATTCAGCAGCAATCGGCTGATATACAACAGATGGGTATCCCAAAACTAAACACCAGTCAGTTTGCACATCATACCGCTGAACAACAAATGATAGAGCAACAACAGCAAGTAAAACTTGCCCAGCAGGAACAAGCATTTGTTGCTCAGCCACAGCACCATGCCTCTGTGATGGAACCTCATCATTCAGTTAGTACTCCAGCTGGTATTGAAGCAATTCAGCACCAAACACATTTAATCTCTCAAGGTCAGCTGCCCATGAACATTCAAACTATGCAGATCCTTGCACAGGCGTCTCCTGTTGTCCTCACACAGCAAGGACAAGGTGAAGTTCAGTATCAGAAGCAGGGCCAGATCCCAGTCCATTTTCCAGTCCAGTCAGCACCCCGAGCCTCTCAAGCTATGGCTGAGACTCGTGTAACACCCCCAGTGGCCATGACTCAGGGACAAACACATGTCATCCATACCCAGCAAATCCATTTGCAGACTAGTTATCCTGGACATGTAACTCCACCACAGAGTCAAGTATCTGCTCAGCCATTAATCCAATCTATGCCCCTGCACACAACAATTTCCCAGTCCCAACCACTACATGACCAGGCCCAAAAAGCTGACATTCAGATGATGGACCAACAAAGCAAAGCTGCTGTtcatcctccagctgcagctggttcagttCCTAGTCAAATCCAGCATAAGACTCATATTCAGCAGAATGTTCAAATGCCAGGGCTCATTCAGCCCAAGGTCCAGCAGCAAACCCAAGGCCAACCCCCTTGCCAGGCGCATCCTCAGCCTTCAGCTGGCATTTTGACCCCCCAGTATGTCTCTCAGCCTTCTCACCAAACAATGTCAACTGTACAGCAGGATATGATTCAGCAGCAGGTGCACCAGCAACCAGTACTCCAATATCAGCAGATGATTCTGTCTCCTGGCTCAGTGGGAAGTATTGGAACAAAGACAGATGGTTTAACTTCAGTAGCTGATCCTACAAACCTTAATGTCACTCCACATCCTTTGCAAGCTGGACAAAGCGGAGTTCCAGGCCAAACAAGACTGCATCCAGTTGTCCAGGCTCTGCAGCAGTCCCAAGGAAGCACTGCTGACCCTTCAGTCATTCAGCCAACCTCCCAGACATGTATGCCTCAGTTGCCTGAGCAATATCAGCAACAGCTGCAGAAACTTTCTCAATTGCAGCAGCAAACAGCTCTACCTACCCCACAGGTCCTTTTACCAGCACAGCCAATCCCACCACTCATTCAGCAACCATCTTCTCTAATGCCAGTTTTGACAACCCTTGATGAGAGCCAACTTCCTCCACAGTGTCCCCCTACTTCACACCTGGGGGTTCATCCCCCTGTGCAGTTAAGTTCCAGTAATGTAGCTGAGCCTCACTCACAGAACAGGACCCTACCGCTCTACAGTCACCTTGTTGCAGGTGCCCCTCCATCGCCACAGCAGCATGCCAAGCAGATGCTGAcagctcacatacacacacaaaccagcAATCAGGTTCAAACACACTCCCAAACACAGACAAAGgttcagacacaaacacattctcACACTCAGACTCGGATAGAGACGACAACACCTGCCGAACAGCCTGCTCTGTCTCACACTGTCTTTCCTGCACAACAAATGCCCCTCAGCCCTTCACATACCTCATGTCCTTCAGCATCACTACCAGCTCTCCCATCCCAACAACCTGCCACTGCTCCTGCTACAGAACTTCCTACATCTCAGCCAGCAACCCAGGTAACCTTACCGGGGCAGGCCGACTTTATTCCCACCTCTCCTTCACCTGTCACTACACTACAATCACTTGACTCTAATGCTCCCATACTGCCCCAAGCCTCGCTGCAAGACTGTGACCTTTCCCTACAGGGCATCGCTAAG GATGGCCCATACCTAGCAAGTGCAGAACATCATTCTTCATCAGG GTCTGTTCCGGCTAATGGTGAAGATGCTCTGCAGCTTTTGGCAAATGGGAAATTAGAGAAACTAAAGACTCAGAGAAGAGCTTCATGCCAGAAGCCTGAGAAAGGTTCACAGCAGTTTCAACTGAGCATGCTCCAG GTGTCCAGCAGTGGAGACAATATGGTAGAATGTCAGTTGGAGACTCACAGCAACAAGATGGTGACCTTCAAATTTGACATTGAAGGGGATGCACCTGAAGATATTGCAGATTACATG GTGGAGGAGGACTTTGTACTTGATGTAGAGAAAGACAAATTTGTTAAGGAGCTTAGAACAATAGTTAAGAAAGCCCATGAAATTCTTCAGACATATTCACGG ACTGGATCAGCTGACAATTTACATGTGAGCACTCCCACTAGCTCAA TGGATGCAGTGCCCCATTCTTCCCCAGTTGGGCGGTGGCGCTTCTTTATCAACCAGACCATTCGTCATAGAGACTCCCTTTCCAGTCAGGGAGCAGTAACACCACCACCAACTGCAGAGACACGAATTCCCCAATCTCCTCTAAGGGATAAAGGTGAGCTCCATGCAG AAGATGAAGGATCCCAGAGTCTGGAGTCCTTGTCTGGAATAACTTCTCCCCCCTACACCACCCTTTCCTCTACCTCATCCCCTGTCTCCACTGTTTCAACCCCTGCCTCCATGGCCCCTGCAGCCACTGTGGCCCCCTCTCCTAATACCACTGCTGCTGAAACCATCTGTgggccagcctcccctccccTCATTGACTCAAGTTGTCTTGAATTGTCAGTGCTCCCCTCAGCTTCTGCTGACCAAATCCCCAGTTCTCCTTCAACCTCATCAATACTTGCTGCTGCTAACATTCCCACCATGTCCACTGTTCCGTCTGTTGTATCTCCATCTCCTATCACCATTCTTCCTGATAACCTAACTCCACCTGTCACCAGTGTTTGCTCCTCTCTAGGTCAAAATATTGGGGACACAGTGAACACTGCGTCATTGTCGTGTGTATCTGCTGTTGACCAGCCTTCAGCCTCTTTTCATTCCTCTTCTGCTGCAGCAATTTCTTCTGTCAGCCAGCTTAATGTAGAACAGCAGCAGGTATTCACCAAGTTAGCCACCCCTGCCCTTTCACAGCTACAGATTGCATCACAGCAGCAGGCATCTGCAACACAACAGCAACGACATGCAATGCAATTTGAACAACAGATACAACAGTCAGCACCACAACAGCAGCTATCACAACATCAAGTCTACCAAGAACAAATTCCGCTGCAGCAAGAACGAGCACTTCAACAGCCTCTCCAGCAGTTGCAGCAACAGCAACTAATGCAAATGCAAATACCACTTCAGCAGCAACTGACTGAGGTGCAAGTGCTGCCTCAGCCAAGTCGTGCAGACATGTTACAACAGTCTGTGCCACTGCATCAGTTTCTGCCACCATTACCCTTACACCAGACCCAACCAACACTTGTTCAACAGCAAACATCACAGTTTTCTACACAATTACTTCAGCAGCCTCACTTTCAGCAGTTACCACAGCAGGTTATGGCACCTCAAGCTGCTATAGCTCCCCAGCAGCAAGCCCACATGGAtcagcaacagcaacaacaggTAAACCTACAACAGACAATACATTTAGAACAGCCACAAATGGTGcaacagcagctgttttcaAGTGCTGTAGCTCAAATGATGCCCTCATCCATTAGTCAACAACTTGTTCAACAGCAAACACAGCTTAATGTTAGTCCTTTACCACAGCAGCAAATTCCACAGCAAACCCAAGTGCCTGCTGAACTGGTACATGTGCAGtcacagaaacagctgcaacaAACTGAGCAGCAACAGGAAATGGTTAAAGGCATACACACAccacagaaacagcagcagtatTCACTACAGAAGCAGTCCTCTTTACAGATGTCAGAGTCTGAGGTGTCCACTGGAGAGACAAGTGTCACAGAGGACACTGGAAGCTATTCTGCCCCTTTTCACCCCTCATCTGACTCCTCTCTGCCACCTCTCCATCTTAGCTCTGCAGAAGCCCCCTTACCCAATTTCTCTCTCACAATGACACCATCTCCTGCTCAGCCTTCTTCTGTGGCTGAGTCAGACAGTGAAGGCCCTCCCAAGATTGAATTTGTTGACAACCGCATAAAAACATTGGATGAAAAGCTGAGGAACCTGTTGTATCAGGAGTACAGCAGTGGGACTGCAGTGGCTGGAGCTGCTTCTCTTCCTACATCAGCTGCTTCCACATCAGCAGGAGGGGATGAGTCATCTGAGCCACAGTCACTCCACCACTTATCTTTTCCCCCACCCGCCTCTTCTTCAGATACTTcccctcattcctcatcctccacTACCTCCTCCACCACTTCCCGTTCTCCTTCCACCTCTCCTGACCCAGAaagggatggaggaggagaagaagcttCTACAGATGTCCCTAACCCTTTGGAGTCGGGCCCAGTGGAGCAGCAGCCTGGCTCATCCCTCCCCTCCAGTTCTGCTTCATCCACCTTGCTTACTTCTTCCATCCCTCCCAGCCAGGATGACTCTGCTGGCTCCCAGCGCCCACCTGTACCAGGAGAACCAACTATTCTT GCTGTACCCTCATACTGTGACATCAGTGCCATTGGAGATGCATCACGGCCCCCCAATCAGCATCCGATTCCCTTCCGGCATGGACAGCATCAACATAATGCAGGAGGTGGATATTTTGGCCTAAACCTGACATGTCCTAGTATCAGAAATCCTGTTAGCAAGAAATCCTGGACTCGAAAATTCAAAAACTGGGCATGCAAACTGCGCCACTCCGCCAGCTTGTTCAAGAAGCCCAGAGTCCAGCAAG AGAGAAATTCAAGCAACCTGGGAGATGAGAAGGTGGTAACGTCACTAAATCCACCTCAGGCCCGCAAAGGACGATTTCAG GTGACTccagttctccagacttctcCCCCAAAGGATGTGCCATTAAGCCATGCTAGCACTCACAGGAAAGTGGGCCGCTTCTCTGTAACCCAGACTGAGACGAAGaaagaggacagacagactgacagctCACCAGTGTCTCCTGATTTGGAAAGGGAGAGGAGGAAATCTCGGATAAAGGAAGGGGATAGAGAAGAGAGTAAGAGGACCCCATCAATGGGCCACTTGCCTAGAGGTGTTGGGCACAGCCACTCACCAGTGGGcagcagtgatgatgatgagagtGAGCTGGAGGATGAAGAGCTAAGAAAAGAACTTCACAAGCTTAGAGAGAA GCACATCAGAGAAGTCGTTTTTCTTCAGGCCCAGCAGAACAGAGAGCTTCAGGAACTGTACAGGCAGCTTCGTTCCATGAAAGACCAAAGACAGAGTCTGCCTGCCTCCCTTTCGCGAACCCCTCCTCTTCCCGCAGTGCCTCCTGTCCTTTCTCCACGCAGGCCCCGGCCATCCAAAACTAAGCTTCGACCTCGGCCTCACTCTCACATGGATAACAATGGAGTAACTCAGTTTG GGATTCAGCAGTCAAGTAGTTTTTCAGGTGGTGAGCAGGGTAGGTTGTCGGCATTCAGCAACCCAGAGCATTGCGCTTCACTTCCTGCTAAAAGAG ATCACAGTCCTTTAAGGAAAAGCACATTCACAGATGAACTGCACAAGCTGGTTGATAATTGGACAAAGGAGACAGTGGGCCCTGCTCCACCTAAGCCTTCACTAAATCAAATCAAGCAGATTCAGCAGGTGCAGGAGTTGGGAGGCTGGAGCCAGCCAGAG GCCGCTCCACCCGGTTGGTTTCCAGCAGCACAACTGAACCCCCAGGCACCCCCAGCCCCTGCGGTCTTGGCAGTGGCGGCTTCCTCTCATTACACAGGTGGTGGAAGCCTGACCACCTTGCCCTCCTCAGGACCTCCACAAACGCACATGGCTCAAGTGCCACAAATGCAGCAAAGTTTACACCTCCCACAGTCTCTTCCCCTGCAGCAGATGACCTATCAGCAGTCACCTCTCCGCCAGCAAACACCACAGGCCCAGATGCAAACTCCCATACAGTCACTGTCACAGACACAGCCCACCACCCAGCTGCCCCACTCACCACCACAAAGTCAACCGCTGCTGCCTTCCCAAATACCCACATTACCAGTGTCCACCGCCACGTCTCTGCTGCCTGGAGGTTGTACCACTGTACCCACTGATGGCACTGCTGTTGGTGGGGGGACATTTTGCTCCTGTTCCTCAACCTCTTCAACCTGTTCCTCGTCTTGCTCAGCTGCTGTTCTACCTTCCAGTGCCAAAATTAATCCAGCACCCCCAACCTCTACTCTTCCTCTGGGACAGAAATGA